GGCTTCGACCCATTCGGACGGAAGGGCACCTGGGTGGTGACGCCGCAGGCGCTGCAGGTCGCGTCGTGCATCTCGCGCTGGGCGCCGAAGCCGCCGCTACGGCCGCCGCCGTAACCGCCGCCGCCGAAGCTGCCGCGGCCGCCTTCGCGGTTGGCCTTGGCCGCCATGCGGCAGGGCTTGCAGCGACGGGGAGGGGTGGTGAAACCCTTTTCGGCGAAGAACTCCTGCTCGGAGGTGGTGAAGGGGAACTGCGTGTTGCAGTCCACGCACGTGATGGTTTGTTCGGTGTACATGCTGATCTCCTGTTCGACCTGGAAAATGCGGCCTAGGCCCGCTTACGGAAACTGATGCGACCTCTGGTCAGGTCATAGGGGGAGAGCTCGATTTTAACCCGATCGCCTTGCAGGACCTTGATGCGGAACTTGCGCATCTTGCCTGCCAAGTGGCCCAGAACCACCACGTCGTTGTCGAGCAAGACCCGGAACATGCCGTTCGAGAGCGCTTCTTGGATGATGCCCTCGACCTCGATGGTTTCCTCTTTCATTCGTCTCCCAAAAAGAGGGTCCGCGTTGTTAAAACGCGGACCCAGCTTTAACAGTTCGTTGGTAGCAGCTGAAAAATTGCATCAGCGCTTATATGTCGATAATTGTAACACATCTCTCAATGTTATGTAAGGGATTGACACCTGCTTGTGTGGTGAGCGGGGTGATGCGCCAAGAGAAACGGCGCTCCCGGC
The nucleotide sequence above comes from bacterium. Encoded proteins:
- a CDS encoding zinc-ribbon domain containing protein; the encoded protein is MYTEQTITCVDCNTQFPFTTSEQEFFAEKGFTTPPRRCKPCRMAAKANREGGRGSFGGGGYGGGRSGGFGAQREMHDATCSACGVTTQVPFRPNGSKPVYCRDCFRK
- the infA gene encoding translation initiation factor IF-1, yielding MKEETIEVEGIIQEALSNGMFRVLLDNDVVVLGHLAGKMRKFRIKVLQGDRVKIELSPYDLTRGRISFRKRA